The Amycolatopsis mongoliensis genome includes a window with the following:
- a CDS encoding serine hydrolase domain-containing protein, with protein MSNLDEVNAWIGEQVPKLLRQYDVPGAAWAVLQGEQVADGAAGLLNKATGVEATPDSVFQIGSITKLWTSTLVLQLADEGKVDIGNPVRTYLPEFRIADEGAAGQITVRQLLNHTAGFEGDIFTDTGVGDDCLEKYVATLAGTPQLFPPGEQFSYNNAGYCVLGRLVEVLRGKPYDACLREHLIAPLGLTHTATGPYEAIMFRAAMGHVQPAPGGEYVPAPMWAMARSNAPAGSMLAMRPRDLVAFARMHLEDGLAADGTRVLAPGTPARMHAREVGLPDLGLMGTSWGLGFERFETPAGTIIGHDGSTIGQGAFLRMVPEAGLAVALTTNGGDTVSLYRDVVGHVLDELSGATLPALPVPPADPRRIDAERFVGTYSADVFDLTVSQDDEHRIWIEQIPKGVFVEMGGQVERTELVHYRDDMLIPVEADRGMHMPHAFLGDDGTGHALYLHLGRAVRRAGA; from the coding sequence ATGAGCAACCTCGACGAGGTCAACGCGTGGATCGGCGAACAGGTCCCGAAGCTGCTTCGACAGTACGACGTCCCCGGCGCGGCGTGGGCCGTGCTGCAGGGCGAGCAGGTGGCCGACGGAGCAGCCGGACTGCTCAACAAGGCCACCGGGGTCGAGGCGACCCCGGACTCGGTCTTCCAGATCGGGTCGATCACCAAGCTCTGGACGAGCACGCTGGTGCTGCAGCTCGCCGACGAGGGCAAGGTGGACATCGGGAACCCGGTCCGCACCTACCTGCCGGAGTTCCGCATCGCCGACGAGGGGGCGGCCGGGCAGATCACCGTGCGGCAGCTGCTCAACCACACCGCCGGGTTCGAAGGGGACATCTTCACCGACACCGGAGTGGGCGACGACTGCCTGGAGAAGTACGTCGCGACGCTCGCGGGGACACCGCAGCTCTTCCCGCCCGGCGAGCAGTTCTCCTACAACAACGCGGGTTATTGCGTGCTCGGCCGGCTGGTCGAGGTACTGCGCGGGAAGCCGTACGACGCCTGCCTGCGCGAGCACCTCATCGCGCCGCTGGGGCTCACCCACACCGCGACGGGACCCTACGAGGCGATCATGTTCCGGGCCGCGATGGGGCACGTCCAGCCGGCGCCCGGCGGCGAATACGTGCCGGCGCCGATGTGGGCGATGGCGCGGTCGAACGCGCCGGCCGGGTCGATGCTCGCGATGCGGCCGCGGGATCTGGTGGCCTTCGCGCGGATGCACCTCGAGGACGGTCTCGCGGCCGACGGGACCCGGGTGCTGGCGCCGGGCACCCCGGCCCGCATGCACGCACGGGAGGTCGGCCTGCCCGACCTCGGCCTGATGGGAACGTCGTGGGGGCTGGGCTTCGAACGGTTCGAGACGCCGGCCGGGACGATCATCGGCCACGACGGCAGCACCATCGGGCAGGGCGCCTTCCTGCGGATGGTTCCCGAGGCCGGGCTCGCCGTCGCGCTGACGACCAACGGCGGGGACACGGTTTCGCTCTACCGCGACGTCGTGGGGCACGTCCTGGACGAGCTTTCCGGGGCGACGTTGCCCGCGCTGCCCGTGCCGCCGGCGGATCCGCGGCGGATCGACGCCGAGCGGTTCGTCGGCACCTATTCGGCCGACGTCTTCGACCTCACCGTCAGCCAGGACGACGAGCACCGCATCTGGATCGAGCAGATCCCCAAGGGCGTCTTCGTGGAGATGGGCGGGCAGGTCGAACGGACCGAGCTCGTCCACTACCGCGACGACATGCTGATCCCGG